Part of the Sorghum bicolor cultivar BTx623 chromosome 1, Sorghum_bicolor_NCBIv3, whole genome shotgun sequence genome, CTCATACTCTTTTTCCGTTTGtcccttaggtcttgtttagttcccaaaaagtaGTCAAAATTCTccgcacatcgaatcttgtggtatatgcatggagcattaaatatagatgaaaacaaaaactaattgcacagtttgtatgtaaatcgcaagatgaatcttttgagcctagttagtccatgattggataatatttgtcaaataaaaataaaaatgttacagtatcccaaaacaaaaatttttggaactaaaccaggccttacTCTCACTCCTCCGAGACCTAGCAAAGGTAGACTGCATGCATCCTCCTACAATACGGTGCCAGTTacaatttggagctacaaaacTTCTGTTGGCATGACTCTTGATGTGATCTGATTATCCAAGTCCGTCGATTACAATTTGAAGCTACAAAACTTTCCCTAGCAGAACTCATGTTGTGGCCTAACTGTCTAAGCTTGTGCATGTCACAACTCTATGTATTTGGGCAATGGCATGTCTTCCACCTTTATTAACCTCATAACAAATGAAAAGAATAGTCACTTAAAGAGAGTTGATATTTTCTTAATCCTTTATTGCACCTAGCAATATTATAGGCATTGGCATTTATTTGCTTTAAATGGAAATAGTCATTTTAGTCCCTCTGCTATCTCCCAAGGCTTAGTTTCATCCCTAAACTTTCATTTCGAATCACAGGTGTTCCTGGAGCTGACCAGGTGTGACATCATGACATTTCGCGTACGACAACGAAGAAGTGAGATGccaagaaaaaaaatctaatgaCTAAAATACACTTTGGTAGCTCATGGATGAAACTGAGCCCAAGATACAAAGTTTAAGGACTAAAATAATCACTTTCATGATTCTAAGATGAAACAAAGAAAAATTTAAAGATTAAAATCGACATTCTGAAAGTTCAAGGACAAATCTGAGCTATGGACGGTAGTTGATGGACACCTTGATTTAACCAAAATAAGGTTAGGCTAAACCCATTAGAATctaatgaaaatataattagttCACTCTAGTTGGTATGGTCAGATTCAGATTATCGCACATATGACATGTTCTAGTCTAGAAAACATGTCATGTTATGCGAATTTGTCAATGTGTCTTCTCTCTCATATGTATAAAAAATACACATATTTTGATTTGATGCCAGAGTTTACAAAGTTTGaccttttcttttcaaaattttGATGCAGACAATATTTAAAAATGTAGAGAGTAGCGATTAAGGACGATGTCGTAGTTTACTAGGCTTAACCTTAAATAAACTGTGACTGTCATAGAAAGTGTGACGAATAAAATTATAGCCACACTTGCGGCAAAGTTTAATAAGAAATGAATCTAACCAAATAACAGCCTAAAAGACTATGATATAACGAACCTATGGCGTGGTAAGTTATGGTCATAACCCAAATATATATATCAGGTTGTAGCAGCATGCAGCAATGCTACTGCAGTAAAAGAAAATGACCAGCAAGAACAGAAAATGTTGAAGGGAATAGATGCATTCCACATTCCCAGCCCCATGCAAgtaatatataattatatatgaCTCCGGTCAGCCATGCTTTCAACACGATGAGTGCTAAGCTCTAAAAAAATAACACGATGAGTGctaataattcgatatcaagCATTACCCCTCAACCACAACTCCGACAAACGATCTATTATCCTGTCGGCCACCAACCGGTCACCGAACAAATCACTGGCAAATAGCATCGGCCTCACTAGGGCAGGGGTACAGTGCAAGTACATGACATGCGTCATCTTAGTTCAAAATCTACTAACCAATAAAATTGTCTATATGACTCAAACGCAACCGTGAAACTGCTGTCACAGAATCTCGATTTTTGCTAAGAAAATGAGTGAAAAGTATGCACGATCAAAGCATGCAATATATATTTCCAAATTGATATTTTGATAACTGAACCAATTCCACTGGTAGCTAAAAGCAGGGCACAAACACAGGTATAAAAAGAATGATAATACAACCATGGTATGATGACGGACAATAAAAAGTAGATAGTTCTGCAGTTATGTCACACTAGCAAATCATAATGGTTCCTCCCGCTGTATAATAATCTTACTGGTGTCTTTTTCTTCCACTGCTTTGTATTTTTGGTGAATTCCAAACCATATTCAGCTATAGGAATGAAGCCATTACCCCGACCATGGTACTGCAAACATGGACAGATTATAGATGTGAACCAAGCTGAATTACAGAACAAAGTGCCAAGTTCAGTTTCAAGTACAGCCTATGGAAATATGTCACTAACACGTAGTTTCCGAGGAAACAAAAAGGTAGTGCTTTAATCCAAATAGGAATTTCAAATTCGATGGTATATTGAGTTTATACTTTATACAGGGAAAAGTTCAAAGATCATTAAAGTAATTTTTCATAAATTTAACTGTTAGCAAAAATACTTCCATATTTTACTATTTTGCTTAAAGATCTTGACAAATATCAAGATCCAAGAACACTGTGAATTGAGCATTAGATTATGGAAGCAGATATCTGAAATGTGATGCCACATTGCTATGAATTTATATAGATCATTTAGTCCTACGCCCGCTTAAACCTTTTCTTGGCTCTACTGAAAATTCTTGgtgttattttattttattagaaTTATTTAAATCACCCCACAATTCATTCCCATGGTAATGATGGTACTCAAATTCACCATTATTTGTACATTTGATTATTACTTCTTCACTTTCACAATAAAGGCAGGCCAACCAGAAATGGTCATTTCAATTTCAATTTTCACAACAATATTTACAGATGTGGACCAAAAAGATCCTATGAATGCTATCCCAGAAGCTGGTAGAATTACCTCACGCTCTGGAATATAAATAATTATTGGCTGCCGACACAGTCTAGACAAAACCTGAAAGGAGAAAAATGTCATGTAAACAATATCTAAAAGACAGACAGTAAGGATAAGGCACTAGCATTCTGCTCCAGCTGTTTTGGCTAGAACCTCCAGAAGTTCAACAAAAGTAGAATAAGAATGACGCATGAACTTGTCTATCATGTCAATCAGATTCAACATGGATCTAATCTGGTAAATAAATGATGACTGCACAAACTAAGAATTTCTAGTTCTTAGAACAATAAAAACCCATACCAGGAATTCTGACTCTCCACCCCAGAAATCAGGCCGCCTTATCCTTTGGCAGTAGCTACAAAAAATATGAATTCGTTAGCATCTTTAACTTAGTTCATCGTGTCAAAGCAAACTTGGAAGTTATAGGAGCCTAACCGTTTCAATGATTGCTCCACAGTAATTGCTATAACTGCTTCTTCATACTCCTGCCGCTCGGTCTCGCTGTCGCATATAATTTCTTTCACTGCCATCCGTAAATCATCTAGGAAAATGGAGATTAATTTTAATTAATTAGAAGAATACCTTATCAACAATAAAATTTCATACAACGAAGATGCAGTAAACATGTGACAGATGAATATGCCAGATATCTGGAATGTGGTGGGGCTTACTGTTAGTCTGTTGGTCTGGTAAATATGTCTAAATCAACATCGATTTTCCAGAAGTTTTTCCAATGAAAAGTAATGGTTGGAAATTGTAAATGCTATATACTGCTACACCACATAGTTTGTAAAAAACTTTTTccgtcttttttttttaaaaaaaaagaatggcAGAAGTTCTGCCAATCTATGTATTGATAGAGAAGAGTTACAAAATATAGCAAACAAAGTTACAATGAAAACACATAACTCTTTCCTTCTTAATACAGTGACAAACGGTTCTCCTGCGTGTTCGAGGAAAAAAACTTGCTATAAGAATCTGTCCTTCCAGTCAAAAATAAGAACTGAAATTGAAGCTCTCAGCATCATAGACGGGTATATGATGCTCAAATCTCATAAGAACAAATGACACTCTCATCCATGTTTCTTTTTAATAGACAAGGATACTAATTTTCTCATGTTCTGTTTCTGGCTTGTGAACGAGTGGGCCAACAATCTCCATTTACTTTTTTTCACGAAGTGTTATTACATGTCATTCAATATCAACTTAATCAAGTGCAAAAGTTTAACAAGACATCAGGCCAAAAGTAAACAGAAACAAAAACCAATAATGTGGAAATTGAGATATGTACAAGGCATTGTTTCAGTCTACCTGCATCCTGTACCTCCTCCCTTGGGGCCAAAGGAATCCCCTTATTTTTCGCCATTCCTTTAGCCTACAAGCAACACACCAGGTCTCCCTGTGATATGAATGTGCAGATATGCCAAAAACGCACTTGTAGAGGCGTTATTCTAACTAAAACTCGAAAGATAACGAAACAAAGACTAAAGGTGCATTGTTCGAGAATACTGAAGATGCACAATCCATCCCAGCGCACAGACAGAGACTATGCTGCAAATTACCAACGCTCGAAACATGCAACGGCCATCGCCGGTGACCCTCTGAACCCCGTAATGCTCCACCTTGGTCAGCGCCGCCGACCACCCACCCCTCCTGCACCGAGAAGGTCAGAACAAACAACACTCTGCTTCCCCTCCATTCCTCAAATCGATAGATATGCAGAGAGAGTCGAGGAAGAGATGACGCAAACGTACAGCGAGGAGGCAACCCTGGCGAAGCAGTGAAGTCGGGGCCAGGACGGGGGCGCATGCGCAAGCGAAGAGTCGTCGAGGAGCTCGAACATGGCCGTGCCGTCCCGGAGGCGCGCGAGGAGAGTGGCTACCACGACCAGAACCGAGTCAAAGTTACGCGCGGGAATCCGAAAACCATATGGATGGATACCGCCGAGATGAGGAGACGGAAGTACAGCCTTGAAGGGcggagagtataggcaccaacCATTCGATGGCCGCGCCGCTGCCGCCATCCGGCTGCCGTCTGCTCGCACTCCTTCCTCTGGAACCAGCAGCGGAAGGTTGAAGAAGAGGCAAAGCGGACAAGGTGCGGCCTATTTTTCTTTCCGGATAATAGATGGCCGCCGCCCAGCGGCGGCTGGGGTGAGAAAGGAAACGGGCCATGGCCCGTCTTTCGGATGCTGGGCTTTCGGCCTAGACGACGGCGGCCATCTATCCTCCAGCCCAGGAAGtgcattttttcttttttgagttGAGACGGTGGATTACCAGACACCACTCCAGCGTCGGAGCCTCAGAGGTCCGATCAGCGAGCATTCCTGATCTCAATTCTCACCAGTCAACCTCCGGCAAAGCCAGCGCGAGCGACCTGCGCCTACCCCCCTCGTCCTCGAGATATTTTGCAATGCCTTCACAAATATCTCGTTGGCCCACGGGGCACACGGCGCCATCAGCAATCGCGGCGTCCCCTctcgcgcgcgcggcgcgccaTTATAGCACGGCGCACGGCACGCCTTCGGTCTCCCACTCACTGCCCAGAGGACGTTCTAGCTAGAGACGTACGTGACAGCGAGGAGGAAGGAAGAAAGGCAGGGATCGACATGTCGAGGCCCAACAGGAGCGACGCGCACCTCTCCGCCGAGGACGAGGCGACGCTGGAGGCCGAGGTGCGGGGGTACTACGACGACGCGGCGCCCAAGCGCCACACCAAGCCCTCCCGCAGCGAGCACTCCGCCGTGTACGCCGACGCGCTCGTCCCGGACGCCGGCGGCAACACCCCTCCGGAGCTCGACAAGTTCCAGGAGCTCGAAGCCCACACCGAGGTCG contains:
- the LOC8081531 gene encoding OTU domain-containing protein At3g57810, which codes for MAAAARPSNATLLARLRDGTAMFELLDDSSLAHAPPSWPRLHCFARVASSLRGGWSAALTKVEHYGVQRVTGDGRCMFRALAKGMAKNKGIPLAPREEVQDADDLRMAVKEIICDSETERQEYEEAVIAITVEQSLKRYCQRIRRPDFWGGESEFLVLSRLCRQPIIIYIPEREYHGRGNGFIPIAEYGLEFTKNTKQWKKKTPVRLLYSGRNHYDLLV